A genomic region of Halomonas aestuarii contains the following coding sequences:
- a CDS encoding arginine N-succinyltransferase, translating to MLVIRPVRSADLPSLERLAGSATPRLTNLPAHRDRLEERIARSQRAFAGEVEAPGDEHYIFVLEDLERGEVAGTATIRAQAGAREAYYTYRQETLIHASQQLDVRREVPTLALSHEVSEATLLCALSLDARYKGTSAESLLRRARLMFISQYPERFAEILAMAFPGYLDEQGESPFWNSVGRHFFVRDYQEINYFAGVRSKSFVAEVMPQFPLYLALLTPQARAAIGREHPDHESAMSEMLGEGFLRSRHVDIFDAGPVIKGERERLASFRRAAWHPVRIRPAHALPDAEPAMVANQRLADFRCVVARYALSPTGQLMLSPEHAELLGVEEGRAVLAAPLALPGLGDEHEPGYDEGEL from the coding sequence ATGCTGGTCATACGTCCCGTCCGCTCGGCGGACCTGCCGTCCCTGGAGCGGCTGGCCGGCAGCGCCACGCCGCGCCTGACCAACCTGCCGGCCCACCGCGACCGCCTGGAGGAGCGCATCGCCCGTTCCCAGCGCGCCTTCGCCGGTGAGGTCGAGGCGCCCGGCGACGAGCACTACATCTTCGTGCTCGAGGACCTGGAGCGCGGCGAGGTGGCCGGCACCGCCACCATCCGCGCCCAGGCCGGCGCCCGCGAGGCCTACTACACCTATCGCCAGGAGACGCTGATCCACGCCTCCCAGCAGCTCGACGTGCGTCGCGAGGTGCCGACCCTGGCGCTCTCCCATGAGGTCTCCGAGGCGACCCTGCTGTGTGCGCTGTCGCTGGATGCCCGCTACAAGGGCACCAGCGCGGAGAGCTTGCTGCGCCGGGCGCGGCTGATGTTCATCAGCCAGTATCCGGAGCGCTTCGCCGAGATCCTCGCCATGGCCTTCCCCGGCTACCTGGACGAGCAGGGCGAATCGCCGTTCTGGAACAGCGTGGGTCGCCACTTCTTCGTGCGCGACTACCAGGAGATCAACTACTTCGCTGGGGTGCGCTCGAAGAGCTTCGTCGCCGAGGTGATGCCGCAGTTCCCGCTCTACCTGGCGCTGCTCACGCCCCAGGCCCGCGCCGCCATCGGCCGAGAGCATCCCGACCACGAGTCGGCGATGAGCGAGATGCTGGGCGAGGGTTTCCTGCGCTCGCGCCACGTCGACATCTTCGATGCCGGTCCGGTGATCAAGGGCGAGCGCGAGCGCCTGGCGAGCTTCCGACGCGCCGCCTGGCACCCGGTGCGCATCCGCCCGGCCCATGCCCTGCCCGATGCCGAGCCGGCCATGGTCGCCAACCAGCGGCTGGCGGACTTCCGCTGCGTGGTGGCGCGCTATGCCCTGTCGCCCACCGGCCAGCTGATGCTCTCCCCCGAGCATGCCGAACTGCTCGGGGTGGAGGAGGGGCGCGCCGTGCTGGCCGCGCCCCTGGCGCTGCCGGGACTGGGGGACGAGCACGAACCGGGGTATGACGAGGGAGAGCTGTGA
- a CDS encoding aspartate aminotransferase family protein: MSQTPTRADFDQYMVPNYAPQKAIPVRGEGSRLWDQSGKEYIDFAGGIAVNALGHCHPVLVDALKDQADKLWHLANVYTNEPALKLARALVERTFADKVFLCSSGGEANEAALKLARRWAYNEHGEHKDKIISFRQSFHGRTFFTVSVGGQPKYSQGFGPVPGGILHAEFNDLEAVRELMGDDTCAVMVEPMQGEGGIVPATQEFLEGLRALCDEHQALLIFDEVQTGVGRSGSLYAYMEYGVTPDILSSAKSLGGGFPVGAMLTTDAIAPAMGIGTHGSTYGGNALASAVALAAVEYIDTPEVLQGVKRRHDLFREHLEAINRKYGVFQEIRGMGMLMGAQMSPEYEGRAKEILPLAIDEGLMALIAGPNVLRMAPSLVIPEEDIREGMARLERAVARMVAGQ, encoded by the coding sequence ATGAGCCAGACCCCGACCCGCGCCGACTTCGACCAGTACATGGTGCCCAACTATGCCCCCCAGAAGGCGATTCCGGTGCGTGGAGAGGGGAGTCGCTTGTGGGATCAGTCGGGCAAGGAGTACATCGACTTCGCCGGCGGCATCGCCGTCAACGCCCTCGGCCACTGCCACCCGGTGCTGGTCGATGCCCTCAAGGATCAGGCCGACAAGCTCTGGCACCTGGCCAACGTCTACACCAACGAGCCGGCCCTGAAGCTCGCCCGGGCGCTGGTTGAGCGCACCTTCGCCGACAAGGTGTTCCTCTGCTCCTCCGGCGGCGAGGCCAACGAGGCGGCGCTCAAGCTGGCGCGTCGCTGGGCCTACAACGAGCACGGCGAGCACAAGGACAAGATCATCTCCTTCCGCCAGTCGTTCCACGGCCGCACCTTCTTCACCGTCAGCGTCGGCGGCCAGCCCAAGTACTCCCAGGGCTTCGGGCCTGTGCCGGGCGGCATCCTGCATGCCGAGTTCAACGACCTCGAGGCCGTGCGGGAGCTGATGGGCGACGATACCTGCGCGGTGATGGTCGAGCCGATGCAGGGCGAGGGCGGCATCGTGCCAGCCACCCAGGAGTTCCTCGAGGGCCTGCGGGCGCTGTGCGACGAGCACCAGGCCCTGTTGATCTTCGACGAGGTGCAGACCGGCGTCGGCCGCAGCGGCTCACTCTACGCCTACATGGAATACGGCGTGACCCCGGACATCCTGAGCAGCGCCAAGTCGCTGGGCGGCGGCTTCCCGGTCGGCGCCATGCTGACCACCGACGCCATCGCCCCGGCGATGGGCATCGGCACCCACGGCTCCACCTACGGCGGCAACGCCCTGGCCTCTGCCGTGGCGTTGGCCGCCGTCGAGTACATCGACACCCCCGAGGTGCTCCAGGGCGTGAAGCGTCGCCATGACCTCTTCCGCGAGCACCTCGAGGCGATCAACCGCAAGTACGGCGTGTTCCAGGAGATCCGCGGCATGGGCATGCTGATGGGCGCCCAGATGTCCCCCGAGTATGAGGGCCGCGCCAAGGAGATCCTGCCGCTGGCCATCGACGAGGGCCTGATGGCGCTGATCGCCGGGCCCAACGTGCTGCGCATGGCCCCCTCGCTGGTGATCCCCGAGGAGGACATCCGCGAGGGCATGGCGCGCCTCGAGCGGGCGGTGGCGCGGATGGTGGCGGGGCAGTGA
- a CDS encoding class I SAM-dependent methyltransferase: MFNTTAWNRIRYGLYAPVYDLVAERAFRDARRRALDQVTWRPGMRVLLVGAGTGLDLPWLPRDVELQATDLSPAMVRRLERRAERLGRDVLAEAMDAERLLYPDDHFDVVVMHLILAVMPDPARGLAEAHRVLKEDGQLCVMDKFQADDRPAGLARRGLNAFTSAIATDITRQASPLLEQAGFVIEQDTPVMMGSLFRALLARPA; the protein is encoded by the coding sequence ATGTTCAACACCACGGCCTGGAACCGCATCCGCTACGGGCTCTACGCGCCGGTCTACGACCTGGTGGCCGAGCGCGCCTTTCGCGACGCTCGCCGCCGGGCCCTGGACCAGGTGACCTGGCGCCCGGGCATGCGCGTGCTGCTGGTCGGGGCCGGCACCGGGCTCGACCTGCCCTGGCTGCCCCGGGATGTCGAGCTCCAGGCCACCGACCTGTCGCCGGCCATGGTCCGGCGCCTCGAGCGCCGCGCCGAGCGCCTCGGCAGGGACGTCCTGGCGGAGGCCATGGATGCCGAGCGCCTCCTCTACCCCGACGATCACTTCGACGTCGTGGTGATGCACCTGATCCTGGCGGTGATGCCCGACCCGGCCAGGGGCCTGGCCGAGGCCCACCGGGTGCTGAAGGAAGACGGCCAGCTCTGCGTGATGGACAAGTTCCAGGCCGACGACCGCCCGGCGGGCCTGGCGCGTCGCGGCCTCAACGCCTTCACCTCGGCCATCGCCACGGATATCACCCGCCAGGCCTCGCCGCTGCTGGAACAGGCCGGCTTTGTCATCGAGCAGGACACGCCGGTGATGATGGGCTCGCTGTTTCGCGCCCTGCTGGCCCGGCCCGCCTGA
- a CDS encoding DMT family transporter: MRPLRPHLFLLLVVAIFSGNILVGKALEDLPPFTISMGRVAIALVVMLPLGWHQARQGWPVFRRHWRPLLGLALSGVAFFNALIYAALKFTSPTNVAIIESLIPVATLLLSVLLLGERFRPLQWVGVVVSLGGAVLVITAGKRVELVPGGVNPGDLIMGLAVLVWVGYSLMVKEHMARFPRYGGLLAMLVIANLALAPIALLEGAWQVLPRLSSAELAGLGYLGIFPSVVALLLYNNALADIGPTRAAIYLNLLPVFTMLGAWWWLGDTILAVQVVGSLVVIGGVWCTLSPPSRRERAPGPSS; the protein is encoded by the coding sequence ATGAGACCCCTGAGACCCCACCTCTTCCTGCTGCTGGTGGTGGCAATCTTTTCCGGCAACATCCTGGTCGGCAAGGCGCTGGAGGACCTGCCGCCCTTCACCATCTCGATGGGCCGGGTGGCCATCGCGCTGGTGGTCATGCTGCCGCTGGGCTGGCACCAGGCGCGCCAGGGCTGGCCGGTGTTCCGTCGCCACTGGCGACCGCTGCTGGGCCTCGCCCTCTCCGGAGTGGCCTTCTTCAATGCGCTGATCTACGCGGCGCTTAAGTTCACCTCGCCGACCAATGTCGCCATCATCGAGAGCCTGATCCCGGTCGCCACCCTGCTGCTCAGCGTGCTGCTGCTGGGCGAGCGCTTCCGTCCCCTGCAGTGGGTCGGCGTGGTGGTCTCCCTGGGCGGGGCCGTGCTGGTGATCACCGCCGGGAAACGGGTTGAGCTGGTGCCCGGCGGGGTCAACCCGGGGGACCTGATCATGGGGCTGGCGGTGCTGGTCTGGGTGGGCTACTCGCTGATGGTCAAGGAGCACATGGCGCGCTTCCCCCGCTACGGCGGGCTGCTGGCGATGCTCGTCATCGCCAACCTGGCCCTGGCGCCCATCGCCCTGCTGGAGGGCGCCTGGCAGGTGCTGCCGCGGCTCTCCTCGGCCGAACTGGCCGGGCTCGGCTATCTCGGGATCTTCCCCTCGGTGGTGGCGCTGCTGCTCTACAACAACGCCCTGGCCGACATCGGCCCGACCCGGGCCGCGATCTACCTCAACCTGCTGCCGGTGTTCACCATGCTCGGGGCCTGGTGGTGGCTCGGCGACACCATCCTCGCGGTGCAGGTCGTCGGCAGCCTGGTGGTGATCGGCGGGGTCTGGTGCACGCTTTCGCCACCGTCTCGGCGGGAGCGCGCCCCCGGCCCCTCGTCCTGA
- a CDS encoding GlxA family transcriptional regulator — protein sequence MVLPGFSLLAEACATEPLFVANRLEGRPLYRLTTFATASGPVTSASQQALVPQAGIGEVDDPLDLLLVCAPGPLSGRVPEALVDWLRRLAGGGVLLGGIGGGTEVLARAGVLDGYRATLPWQRFDAVADAFPRVLLSRQLFEIDRDRLTCGGGTAAMDMMMTLVGSQHGPRLAERISEHFVLERIRMGDEPQHVPLRARLGHAPESLAEAVALMEANIEEPLTTHELAEHLGISRRQLERLFKKYLQAVPSRYYLDLRLQRARRLLRESDHPAGEIALLTGFSSAAHFSTAYRNHFGITPREERMT from the coding sequence GTGGTGCTGCCCGGTTTCTCCCTGCTGGCCGAGGCCTGTGCCACCGAGCCGCTGTTCGTGGCCAATCGGCTGGAAGGGCGCCCCCTTTATCGCCTCACCACCTTCGCCACCGCGTCCGGCCCCGTGACGAGCGCCTCCCAGCAGGCTCTCGTGCCCCAGGCCGGGATCGGCGAGGTGGATGACCCGCTGGACCTGCTGCTGGTGTGCGCCCCGGGACCGCTCTCCGGTCGCGTTCCCGAGGCCCTGGTCGACTGGCTGCGTCGGCTGGCCGGGGGCGGAGTGCTGCTGGGGGGCATCGGCGGGGGGACCGAGGTGCTGGCCCGGGCCGGGGTGCTGGACGGCTACCGGGCAACGCTGCCCTGGCAGCGTTTCGACGCCGTCGCCGACGCCTTCCCCCGGGTCCTGCTGTCGCGCCAGCTGTTCGAGATCGACCGCGACCGGCTGACCTGCGGCGGCGGCACCGCGGCCATGGACATGATGATGACCCTGGTGGGCAGCCAGCACGGCCCCCGGCTGGCCGAGCGCATCTCCGAACACTTCGTGCTGGAGCGCATCCGCATGGGTGACGAGCCCCAGCACGTGCCGCTGCGGGCTCGCCTGGGCCATGCGCCGGAGAGCCTGGCCGAGGCGGTGGCGCTGATGGAGGCCAACATCGAGGAGCCCCTGACCACCCACGAGCTGGCCGAGCACCTGGGCATCTCGCGGCGCCAGCTCGAGCGCCTGTTCAAGAAGTACCTGCAGGCGGTGCCCAGCCGCTACTACCTGGACCTGCGCCTGCAGCGGGCGCGTCGCCTGCTGCGCGAGAGCGACCATCCCGCCGGCGAGATCGCCCTGTTGACGGGCTTCTCCTCGGCGGCCCACTTCTCCACCGCCTACCGCAACCACTTCGGCATCACCCCCCGCGAGGAGCGGATGACCTGA